A region of Mesorhizobium sp. M3A.F.Ca.ET.080.04.2.1 DNA encodes the following proteins:
- a CDS encoding AAA family ATPase encodes MNAAIRLPAEQLYASELQALARGDDRQKPAGWSLSPKAVLTYLMGGKASDGTLITPKYVGRRQLMETAIATLATDRALLLLGVPGTAKSWVSEHLAGAIMGNSTLIVQCTAGTDENQIRYGWNYAQLLAKGPSQEALVPTPLYRAMQEGKLCRLEELTRMGSDVQDTLITVLSEKMMPVPELNTSIYAQRGFNIIATANNRDKGVNELSSALKRRFNVVVLPLPDDMAEEVSIVSRRVGEMAGGLDLPVPKNVGEEIARVLTIFRELRSGATSDGKVTLKTPSGSLSTAEAIATMIGGLSQAAWFDGGKLHAEGLAPSLVGAIVKDPVQDKIVLEEYLETVLKKRPDYAGYYAALNAAI; translated from the coding sequence ATGAACGCAGCCATCCGCCTTCCGGCCGAGCAGCTCTACGCCTCCGAACTGCAGGCGCTCGCCCGCGGCGACGACCGCCAGAAGCCTGCCGGCTGGAGCCTGTCGCCCAAGGCCGTGCTGACCTATCTGATGGGCGGCAAGGCGAGCGACGGCACGCTCATCACCCCGAAATATGTCGGCCGCCGACAACTGATGGAAACCGCGATCGCCACGCTCGCGACCGATCGGGCTCTGCTTCTGCTCGGTGTTCCCGGAACGGCGAAGTCCTGGGTCTCGGAACATCTCGCCGGCGCCATCATGGGAAACTCGACGCTGATCGTGCAATGCACCGCGGGCACCGACGAGAACCAGATCCGCTACGGCTGGAACTATGCCCAACTGCTGGCAAAGGGCCCAAGCCAGGAGGCGCTGGTGCCGACGCCGCTCTACCGCGCCATGCAGGAAGGCAAGCTCTGCCGCCTCGAAGAGCTGACCCGCATGGGCTCCGACGTGCAGGACACGCTGATCACCGTGCTGTCCGAAAAGATGATGCCGGTGCCGGAGCTGAACACCTCGATCTATGCCCAGCGCGGCTTCAACATCATCGCCACCGCCAACAACCGCGACAAGGGCGTCAACGAGCTGTCTTCGGCGCTGAAGCGGCGCTTCAACGTCGTGGTGCTGCCGCTGCCGGACGACATGGCGGAAGAAGTCTCCATCGTCTCCAGGCGCGTCGGCGAGATGGCAGGGGGACTGGATCTGCCGGTGCCGAAGAATGTCGGCGAGGAGATCGCCCGCGTGCTCACCATCTTCCGCGAGCTGCGCTCCGGCGCGACATCAGACGGCAAGGTGACGTTGAAAACGCCGTCAGGCTCGCTCTCCACCGCCGAGGCGATTGCCACCATGATCGGCGGCCTCAGCCAGGCAGCGTGGTTCGACGGCGGCAAGCTGCACGCCGAGGGCCTTGCGCCCAGCCTCGTCGGCGCGATCGTCAAGGATCCGGTCCAGGACAAGATCGTGCTGGAGGAATATCTCGAGACGGTGCTGAAGAAGCGGCCGGACTATGCCGGCTATTATGCGGCGCTCAACGCGGCCATCTGA
- a CDS encoding SWIM zinc finger family protein, which produces MAWIGATAPASFDRVDQTPEWVNDWLGRRRKPSPQPTQTAADSQVKSIDEASRPEQSDPVEDAAAAERREAAQRKRAEDTRSAVSAALDELDQWIADQLRLGLAGFVEACSERCRRIAARLVDLKATALAGRIDELPARLMTLRSEERPDAAIRELGKLVLLAKAWRAAPDDAELKRLVSTSETREQILANPDAVQVESDWEVLGEKIETRRDGLVSHATWLLDLQSPTPRFAVLLDFFPASAGRRSGAFAPGDRFKARLVFYPSRNPLRALVAERLGDVTSGAAWPVFSQGAAGDPLQAYSTFQDNAPWLSECPVILPAGAILTDERDGVWWQAGSGPSAIALPVEGTVNHTLLGIELTATAALWNGARLELLASQSNIGRLDLS; this is translated from the coding sequence TTGGCGTGGATCGGCGCCACGGCGCCCGCCAGCTTCGATCGTGTTGATCAGACGCCGGAGTGGGTGAATGACTGGCTTGGCCGGCGTCGCAAGCCCAGTCCGCAGCCGACGCAGACGGCGGCCGATTCGCAAGTCAAAAGCATCGACGAGGCGTCGCGGCCCGAGCAGAGCGATCCCGTTGAAGACGCCGCAGCTGCCGAACGCCGCGAAGCAGCTCAGCGCAAGCGGGCCGAGGACACGCGCAGCGCGGTTTCGGCCGCGCTCGACGAGCTCGACCAGTGGATTGCCGACCAGCTTCGGCTCGGCCTTGCCGGGTTTGTCGAGGCGTGCAGCGAGCGCTGCCGTCGCATCGCCGCACGGCTTGTCGACCTCAAGGCGACCGCGCTTGCGGGCCGCATCGACGAGCTGCCTGCGCGGCTGATGACGCTGCGCAGCGAGGAACGGCCCGATGCCGCGATCCGTGAGCTCGGCAAACTGGTGCTGCTTGCCAAGGCATGGCGCGCCGCGCCCGACGACGCCGAGCTGAAACGCCTGGTTTCGACATCGGAGACCCGCGAGCAGATCCTCGCCAATCCGGATGCCGTGCAGGTCGAGAGCGACTGGGAGGTGCTCGGCGAGAAGATCGAGACCCGCCGCGATGGTCTGGTCAGCCACGCGACCTGGCTGCTCGATCTGCAGAGCCCGACGCCGCGCTTCGCCGTTCTGCTCGACTTCTTCCCAGCCTCGGCCGGCCGGCGGTCTGGCGCTTTTGCGCCCGGTGATCGGTTCAAGGCGAGGCTCGTGTTCTATCCCTCCCGCAATCCGCTGCGGGCGCTGGTGGCGGAACGACTGGGGGATGTGACCTCAGGGGCAGCGTGGCCCGTTTTTAGCCAGGGCGCTGCCGGCGATCCGCTGCAGGCGTATTCGACCTTCCAGGACAATGCGCCCTGGCTCTCCGAGTGCCCGGTCATCCTGCCGGCTGGCGCCATTCTGACGGATGAAAGAGACGGTGTCTGGTGGCAGGCGGGAAGCGGTCCGAGCGCCATCGCCCTGCCCGTGGAGGGCACGGTCAACCACACCCTGCTCGGCATCGAACTCACAGCCACCGCCGCACTCTGGAATGGCGCCAGGCTCGAGCTGCTGGCGTCGCAAAGCAACATCGGGAGGCTCGATCTGTCATGA
- a CDS encoding SDR family NAD(P)-dependent oxidoreductase, with product MAANVAVIAGAGQGLSASLARLLSKQGFRVVLAARNVDKLAALVDETSAQAVETDVADAASVARLFEAADKAGPLEIAVFNASGRTRGPIAELDPEAVKQALLVGAYGGFLVGQQAARRLLTRGSGSILFTGATASLKGFSGSAGFAMPKFGLRGLAQSMARELAPKNIHVAHFIIDGQIEPRGQAAEPDRPDRRLSPDAIAETYLSVHRQHRSAWSFEVELRPWVETF from the coding sequence ATGGCAGCCAATGTTGCAGTGATTGCAGGCGCCGGGCAGGGCCTCAGCGCTTCGCTGGCACGGCTCCTCAGCAAGCAAGGCTTTCGCGTCGTCCTTGCCGCACGCAATGTCGACAAGCTTGCCGCGCTGGTCGATGAGACCAGCGCGCAGGCGGTCGAGACCGATGTGGCGGACGCCGCCTCCGTCGCACGCCTGTTTGAGGCTGCGGACAAAGCCGGTCCGCTGGAAATCGCCGTCTTCAACGCCAGCGGGCGTACGCGCGGCCCGATCGCCGAGCTCGACCCCGAGGCGGTGAAGCAGGCGCTGCTCGTCGGCGCCTATGGCGGCTTCCTGGTTGGCCAACAGGCGGCGCGCCGGCTCTTGACGCGCGGCTCCGGTTCGATCCTGTTCACCGGCGCTACCGCAAGCCTCAAGGGCTTTTCCGGCTCGGCCGGTTTTGCCATGCCGAAATTCGGCTTGCGCGGGCTGGCTCAGTCGATGGCGCGCGAGCTCGCCCCGAAGAACATCCACGTGGCGCATTTCATCATCGATGGCCAGATCGAGCCGCGCGGGCAGGCTGCCGAGCCAGACCGGCCGGATCGCCGCCTCTCGCCGGATGCGATCGCCGAGACTTATCTCTCGGTCCATCGCCAGCATCGCAGCGCCTGGAGCTTCGAAGTCGAGCTCAGGCCATGGGTGGAGACGTTCTGA
- a CDS encoding GNAT family N-acetyltransferase: MKTTLEITAEPLPQDLAFLGERLTAFNDGDVGASDRKALAIFVRNDDGAIVAGISGYTAWGWLFVQWLWVDEELRGRRMAATMLEAAEREALARGCQGAWIDTFNPIAAKAYQRQGYQPFGTLADFPVGRSRIFLQKRLSD, from the coding sequence ATGAAGACGACGCTCGAGATCACCGCCGAGCCCTTGCCGCAGGACCTCGCCTTTCTCGGCGAAAGGCTGACGGCTTTCAACGATGGCGATGTCGGCGCCTCGGACCGGAAAGCGCTGGCGATCTTCGTGCGCAACGATGATGGGGCGATCGTCGCCGGCATCTCCGGCTACACCGCCTGGGGCTGGCTCTTCGTGCAGTGGCTCTGGGTTGACGAAGAGCTGCGCGGCCGGCGCATGGCGGCCACTATGCTCGAGGCAGCCGAACGCGAAGCGCTGGCGCGTGGCTGCCAGGGCGCCTGGATCGACACCTTCAACCCGATCGCCGCCAAGGCCTATCAGCGCCAGGGTTACCAGCCCTTTGGCACGCTCGCCGATTTTCCCGTCGGCCGCAGCCGCATCTTCCTGCAGAAGAGACTGTCTGATTAA
- a CDS encoding anhydro-N-acetylmuramic acid kinase has protein sequence MEAIWAVGLMTGTVLDGNIDVALIKTDGERIADFGTYTLAPYPQPIRSLLEETLRQARAWNFDGPEPAIFREAEEALTRAQSAAVKSLVASYGLTMADIGVVGFHGQTVLHRAPQPGRIGRTRQLGDGELMAALLGTKVAYDFRSADVAAGGQGAPLAASYHRALLREADASGDTAVLNLGGVANITWWDGKDNIVAFDTGPANAPVNDFVKSKGLGEMDRDGKLAAVGTVDEARLGRLLQHPYLTAPYPKSLDRFDFTAAMAEGLGVEDGAATLTAFTTSAVGKALDLLPRRPKRLAVSGGGRHNPTMMAMLGRRAGVEVVQAEALGWKGDAVEAECFAFLAVRVLRGLPISFPSTTGVPRPMSDGRLAG, from the coding sequence ATGGAAGCAATCTGGGCCGTCGGCCTGATGACCGGCACGGTGCTTGACGGCAATATCGACGTAGCGCTGATCAAGACCGACGGCGAGCGCATCGCCGATTTCGGCACCTATACTCTAGCCCCCTACCCGCAACCGATCCGCAGCCTGCTCGAGGAGACGCTGCGCCAGGCGCGCGCCTGGAATTTCGACGGCCCGGAACCGGCGATCTTTCGCGAGGCGGAAGAAGCGCTCACACGCGCGCAGTCGGCAGCGGTCAAGAGCCTCGTCGCGAGCTATGGGCTGACCATGGCCGATATCGGCGTGGTCGGCTTCCATGGCCAGACCGTGCTGCATCGCGCCCCCCAGCCGGGACGCATCGGCCGCACGCGCCAGCTGGGCGACGGCGAGCTGATGGCAGCCCTGCTCGGCACCAAGGTCGCCTATGACTTTCGTTCGGCCGATGTGGCGGCCGGTGGGCAAGGCGCGCCACTCGCCGCTTCCTATCACAGGGCGCTTCTGCGGGAGGCGGACGCCAGCGGCGATACCGCCGTGCTCAATCTCGGCGGCGTCGCCAACATCACCTGGTGGGATGGAAAGGACAACATCGTCGCCTTCGATACCGGGCCGGCCAACGCGCCGGTCAACGATTTCGTCAAGTCGAAGGGTCTCGGCGAGATGGACCGCGACGGCAAGCTTGCGGCGGTCGGCACGGTCGACGAGGCAAGACTTGGGCGGCTGCTGCAGCATCCCTATCTCACGGCACCCTATCCGAAATCCCTCGACCGCTTCGACTTCACGGCAGCCATGGCCGAGGGACTGGGCGTGGAGGATGGCGCCGCGACGCTGACGGCCTTCACCACCTCCGCCGTCGGCAAAGCGCTCGACCTGTTGCCGCGCCGGCCCAAGCGGCTGGCGGTCAGCGGCGGCGGCCGCCACAATCCGACGATGATGGCGATGCTCGGCCGCCGTGCCGGCGTCGAGGTGGTGCAGGCCGAGGCGCTCGGCTGGAAGGGCGACGCGGTGGAGGCCGAGTGCTTCGCATTCCTCGCGGTCCGGGTGCTGCGGGGCCTGCCGATCAGTTTCCCGAGCACGACCGGCGTGCCGCGGCCGATGAGCGACGGCAGACTCGCAGGTTAA
- a CDS encoding DUF5682 family protein, translating into MTQGGISYFGIRHHGPGSAESLVKALQELQPVAVLIEGPTDASPLLPLLASPDMKPPVALLCYPEDDPAATSFWPFAEFSPEYQAALWAVANKAALRFIDLPSAARLAEMAPDNPADADAAEADGTAPGEEISPVHDPIGMLARAAGYEDGESWWSDVIEQNPEPGPIFAAIAEAMTTLRHGEASIGKFEAMREAHMRLEIAAARKEFDGPLAVVCGAWHVPALQAAHTQKSDQALLKGIGRRKTTMTFAPWTGPRLALGYGYGAGVLAPGWCKHLWQARGQDDASVLWLARIAAVLRARGHMISTASLIEAERLARALAAIRERPKPGFEELRDASIAALFNGEALLWKMVEAELLLGADVGEIPPDTPLAPLIDDLQRNQKAARLKPEALERELSVDLRSESGLFRSTLLHRLNVLGVNWGKLTDTGRSRGTFRERWMLAWQPEYAVRLVENLVYGPTIEKAANGRLIQMIGAAPTLDTLATLVQGAITAALSEASAAGLAALEEKAAHSSECLELLASVPPLADIIRYGEARKTETERLAGLLERLIIEGSIALPYAARDLDAQAAGALMGAMRKADEAIRLVEPDEHVLEAWRNGLAAVLDSSRSTALVAGCAAHLLYEAGLLSAEAAADLLGMRLSPGTPIADAAAFFERFFSGAGQRLIYDEGLRGAVDAWLALLDEEAFVAHLPLLRRVFSNLDSMERRRLIEAVLGKRASLPAGLTPVPDGGEAWRRHFSLLGKLFAGEAANG; encoded by the coding sequence ATGACCCAGGGCGGCATCAGCTATTTCGGCATCCGCCATCATGGGCCAGGCTCCGCCGAAAGCCTGGTCAAGGCGTTGCAGGAATTGCAGCCGGTCGCCGTGCTGATCGAAGGGCCGACGGACGCTTCGCCGCTGCTGCCGCTGCTCGCCAGCCCCGACATGAAGCCGCCGGTGGCGCTGCTCTGTTATCCGGAGGACGATCCCGCCGCGACCAGCTTTTGGCCCTTCGCCGAATTCTCGCCGGAGTATCAGGCAGCGCTTTGGGCCGTCGCCAACAAGGCGGCGTTGCGCTTCATCGACCTGCCGTCCGCGGCGCGCCTGGCCGAGATGGCGCCTGACAATCCGGCAGATGCCGATGCGGCGGAAGCTGATGGCACGGCACCGGGCGAAGAAATATCGCCCGTCCATGATCCGATCGGCATGTTGGCGCGCGCCGCAGGCTATGAGGACGGCGAAAGCTGGTGGTCGGACGTCATCGAGCAGAATCCCGAACCTGGCCCGATCTTCGCGGCCATCGCGGAAGCGATGACGACGCTGCGCCACGGCGAGGCTTCGATCGGCAAGTTCGAGGCCATGCGTGAAGCGCATATGCGGCTGGAGATCGCCGCCGCGCGGAAGGAATTCGACGGTCCGCTCGCGGTCGTCTGCGGCGCCTGGCATGTGCCGGCCTTGCAGGCGGCGCATACGCAAAAAAGCGACCAGGCGCTGCTCAAGGGCATCGGCCGGCGCAAGACCACGATGACCTTCGCGCCATGGACCGGACCGCGCCTGGCGCTGGGCTATGGCTACGGCGCCGGCGTCCTCGCGCCCGGCTGGTGCAAGCACCTGTGGCAGGCGCGGGGGCAGGACGACGCCTCGGTCCTGTGGCTGGCGCGGATCGCCGCGGTGCTGCGGGCCAGGGGCCATATGATCTCGACCGCCTCGCTCATCGAAGCCGAACGCCTGGCGCGGGCGCTGGCGGCCATACGCGAACGGCCGAAGCCGGGTTTCGAGGAACTGCGAGACGCATCGATCGCCGCCCTCTTCAACGGCGAGGCCTTGCTGTGGAAGATGGTCGAGGCGGAGCTGCTGCTTGGCGCCGATGTCGGCGAGATTCCGCCCGATACGCCGCTCGCGCCGCTGATCGACGATTTGCAAAGGAACCAGAAAGCGGCCCGGCTGAAGCCCGAAGCGCTGGAGCGGGAACTCTCCGTCGACCTGCGCAGCGAAAGCGGGCTCTTCCGATCGACGCTGCTGCACCGGCTGAACGTGCTTGGCGTGAACTGGGGCAAGCTGACGGATACCGGCCGCAGCCGTGGCACCTTCCGCGAGCGCTGGATGCTGGCCTGGCAGCCGGAATATGCCGTTCGCCTGGTGGAGAACCTGGTTTATGGCCCGACGATCGAGAAGGCCGCCAACGGTCGCCTGATCCAGATGATCGGCGCTGCTCCGACGCTCGATACGCTTGCCACGCTGGTCCAGGGCGCCATCACCGCCGCGCTGAGCGAGGCGTCCGCGGCCGGCCTCGCTGCACTCGAGGAAAAGGCAGCGCACAGCAGCGAATGTCTGGAACTCCTGGCCTCGGTGCCGCCGCTCGCCGACATCATCCGCTACGGCGAAGCGCGCAAGACAGAGACGGAGCGCCTCGCCGGCCTGCTGGAGCGGCTGATCATCGAGGGTTCGATCGCGCTGCCCTACGCCGCCCGCGATCTCGACGCGCAGGCTGCAGGCGCGCTCATGGGGGCGATGCGCAAGGCCGACGAGGCGATCAGGCTGGTGGAGCCGGACGAGCATGTCCTGGAGGCTTGGCGCAACGGCCTGGCGGCCGTGCTCGATTCGTCGCGCTCGACGGCGCTCGTCGCCGGCTGCGCCGCGCATCTGCTCTACGAGGCCGGTCTGCTGTCCGCTGAAGCCGCGGCCGACCTGCTGGGGATGCGCCTGTCGCCCGGAACGCCGATCGCCGATGCCGCTGCCTTCTTCGAGCGCTTCTTCAGCGGCGCCGGCCAGAGGCTGATCTATGACGAAGGCCTGCGCGGCGCCGTCGATGCGTGGCTGGCTTTGCTGGACGAGGAGGCATTCGTAGCGCATTTGCCGTTGCTGCGCCGCGTCTTTTCCAACCTGGACAGCATGGAGCGCCGTCGCCTGATCGAGGCCGTGCTTGGCAAAAGAGCAAGCCTGCCCGCCGGGCTGACGCCGGTGCCCGACGGCGGCGAGGCCTGGCGCCGGCATTTTAGTCTTCTGGGCAAGCTGTTTGCAGGGGAGGCCGCCAATGGATGA
- a CDS encoding DUF5691 domain-containing protein, which produces MNELEQAGLARLRDGWISGGAVFELAPIEWKHVAAAATPDEQERRLLAIAAQALDVALRPAAPKTLKRRPPLPVLALPRLPDRLRPLLRAALRQAADARRKTLVVKLVASRGYVTHPMDWIPAASDQNAPDVYAPWIDWQTSAEQERHGSHEKLSAGNWADFYPAARRVALAAMRRSDPAAARLLIEAKASAESAEVRLSLVELLRIGLGPDDAPFLKSLATDRSGKVRELAGRMLAMLGEHGEAGPDVPVTELAGFIEEGKAGFIRRRITFGPVKTKSHAQEQRRAELFELCNLVDLAARFGVTEVDFITGWQFGTDHNADILLSRMVAASGSDTAVAHMADMLVAEGGKHVFRALQLTPRLDNRRKRVLVRLILKQANYLGMLNLAENLDAGWLDWDDLTNGQVLPALRSIIGGNDDAMRQGVHDFLEIMGFLATATAATRLIEDLVAAGLPPASPSLGLLRLNAALAENPSQIVR; this is translated from the coding sequence ATGAACGAGCTGGAGCAGGCAGGGCTGGCGAGGCTGCGCGACGGCTGGATTTCGGGTGGCGCGGTTTTCGAACTGGCCCCGATCGAATGGAAGCATGTCGCGGCTGCCGCGACGCCGGACGAACAGGAGCGGCGGCTTCTGGCGATCGCCGCGCAGGCGCTGGACGTCGCGCTTCGGCCGGCCGCACCCAAGACCTTGAAGCGTCGCCCGCCATTGCCCGTGCTCGCGCTGCCGAGGCTTCCCGATCGGCTGCGCCCGCTGCTGCGGGCGGCGCTGAGGCAAGCAGCGGATGCCAGGCGCAAGACGCTGGTGGTCAAGCTGGTGGCCAGCCGCGGCTACGTCACGCATCCGATGGACTGGATACCCGCAGCATCTGATCAGAACGCCCCGGACGTCTATGCGCCGTGGATCGATTGGCAGACAAGCGCCGAACAGGAACGGCATGGCTCGCATGAGAAGCTGAGCGCCGGAAACTGGGCCGACTTCTACCCCGCCGCTCGGCGCGTCGCGCTGGCCGCGATGCGCCGGAGCGATCCGGCCGCCGCCCGGCTGCTGATCGAAGCCAAGGCATCGGCTGAATCGGCCGAAGTCAGGCTGTCGCTGGTCGAGCTCTTGCGCATCGGCCTCGGTCCCGACGATGCGCCATTCCTGAAAAGCCTTGCCACCGACCGCTCCGGCAAAGTCCGCGAACTGGCGGGCCGCATGTTGGCGATGCTGGGCGAACATGGCGAGGCTGGGCCTGACGTTCCAGTCACCGAACTTGCCGGCTTCATTGAGGAAGGCAAGGCCGGCTTCATCCGCCGCCGCATCACATTCGGCCCGGTGAAGACCAAATCGCATGCGCAGGAGCAGCGGCGCGCCGAGTTGTTCGAGCTCTGCAATCTGGTCGATCTCGCTGCCCGGTTCGGGGTCACGGAGGTCGACTTCATCACCGGCTGGCAGTTCGGCACCGACCACAATGCCGATATCCTTCTCTCGCGCATGGTAGCCGCCTCCGGCAGCGACACTGCGGTGGCGCATATGGCCGACATGCTTGTCGCCGAAGGTGGCAAGCATGTGTTTCGCGCGCTTCAATTGACGCCGCGCTTGGACAATCGCCGAAAACGTGTGCTGGTCCGGTTGATCCTTAAGCAGGCGAACTACCTCGGAATGCTCAATCTGGCGGAAAACCTCGACGCTGGCTGGCTGGACTGGGACGACCTGACGAATGGGCAAGTGCTCCCAGCGTTGCGTTCCATCATTGGTGGAAACGACGATGCCATGCGGCAAGGAGTTCACGACTTCCTCGAGATAATGGGCTTTCTTGCTACCGCAACAGCTGCGACGAGACTGATCGAAGATTTAGTTGCAGCCGGCCTGCCGCCCGCCTCGCCATCGCTTGGCCTGCTGCGCCTCAATGCGGCACTGGCCGAAAATCCTTCCCAAATCGTCAGATGA
- a CDS encoding isopenicillin N synthase family oxygenase produces the protein MARIVPVLDLDRLDQGVSERRTFLVDLRTAARDVGFFYLSGHGITQPDIDAVLGAARRFFALPEADKLAIEMVKSSQFRGYTRAGGELTKGKADWREQLDIGVERAPIPQGPGVPAWTRLQGPNQWPAALPDLKPALLAWQAKATEVAIRLLKAFALSLDQAEDAFDPIYRGEPNHRMKIVRYPGRDATGGDQGVGAHKDGGFLTLLLQDENKGLQVEYDGRWVDVDPIPQTLVVNIGELLELASNGYLRATVHRVITPPAGVERISVPFFFSARLDATIPLLDLPEELAAEARGQASDPDNPLFRNVGTNVLKSRLRSHPDVARRHYADLLENAAAAG, from the coding sequence ATGGCGCGAATAGTCCCGGTGCTTGATCTCGATCGTCTCGACCAGGGCGTGTCGGAACGGCGAACCTTTCTCGTCGACCTGCGCACCGCCGCCCGTGACGTCGGCTTTTTCTATCTCAGCGGTCACGGCATAACGCAGCCGGACATCGATGCCGTGCTCGGCGCCGCGCGGCGCTTCTTTGCCTTGCCGGAGGCAGACAAGCTCGCCATTGAAATGGTGAAGTCGTCGCAGTTCCGCGGCTATACCCGTGCCGGCGGCGAACTGACCAAGGGCAAGGCGGACTGGCGTGAGCAGCTTGACATAGGCGTCGAGCGCGCGCCGATCCCGCAAGGGCCCGGCGTGCCTGCCTGGACGCGCCTGCAGGGCCCGAACCAGTGGCCGGCGGCACTTCCCGACCTGAAGCCGGCGCTGCTTGCCTGGCAGGCCAAGGCAACGGAGGTGGCGATCCGCCTGCTCAAGGCTTTTGCGCTCTCCCTGGACCAGGCGGAGGATGCCTTCGATCCGATCTACCGCGGCGAGCCCAATCACCGCATGAAGATCGTTCGTTACCCAGGCCGCGATGCCACCGGCGGCGACCAGGGCGTCGGCGCTCACAAGGACGGCGGCTTCTTGACCCTGCTTCTGCAGGACGAGAACAAGGGCCTGCAGGTCGAGTATGACGGGCGCTGGGTGGACGTCGATCCGATCCCGCAGACGCTGGTGGTCAATATCGGCGAACTGCTCGAACTGGCGTCCAACGGCTATCTGAGGGCAACGGTCCACCGCGTCATCACGCCGCCGGCCGGGGTGGAGCGGATTTCGGTTCCGTTCTTCTTCAGCGCCCGGCTCGACGCGACGATCCCGCTGCTCGATTTGCCGGAGGAACTGGCGGCTGAAGCGCGCGGCCAGGCAAGTGATCCGGACAACCCGCTGTTTCGCAATGTCGGCACCAATGTGCTGAAGAGCCGGCTGAGATCCCATCCCGACGTGGCGCGGCGGCACTATGCCGATCTCCTCGAGAACGCCGCGGCCGCCGGCTGA
- a CDS encoding MFS transporter yields MSNSDQSAILSVTPRAPIPAAAYLLTGCIAVIGSNSLVLGPIAPAVAASFGASVPAVMTASAAFGLGTSASALFLARYIDRIGARRMLQGALLLLGLALVACALAPTVAALVAAQLVAGIAAGIAMPAIYASSAAIAPPGRESGTIGVVLTGWTLSMVAGVSLSAVLADLIHWRAVFAAVALLAGTAVAGLTVSSLRDARKSGPAPSPLGALAVPGIPPLLIACGAFMTAFYGVYGYLGDHLHERLGEPVSANGLAAVAYGLGFGAAALLDSVIDRLGARRVMPFAYLLVGAVYVAMALLSGSFGLLMATIAVWGLANHFGLNVLVMRLTALDPARRGTIMGLNSAVTYLAVTVGTAGFGPLYTSLGFANCALIAALLMPVAASAAAWRSAGARQ; encoded by the coding sequence ATGTCGAACAGTGATCAATCAGCAATTCTCTCGGTCACCCCGCGCGCGCCGATCCCAGCGGCAGCCTATCTGCTGACCGGCTGCATCGCCGTCATCGGCTCCAACTCGCTGGTTCTCGGGCCGATCGCGCCTGCCGTCGCGGCATCGTTCGGAGCGAGCGTGCCGGCGGTGATGACCGCCTCTGCCGCATTCGGTCTCGGCACCTCGGCCAGCGCGCTTTTCCTCGCCCGCTACATCGACAGGATCGGCGCGCGGCGCATGCTGCAGGGTGCATTGCTGTTGCTCGGACTGGCGCTGGTCGCCTGCGCGCTGGCGCCGACCGTGGCGGCGCTGGTCGCGGCTCAGCTCGTCGCCGGCATTGCCGCCGGCATCGCTATGCCTGCCATCTATGCCAGTTCCGCGGCGATCGCGCCGCCCGGCCGCGAAAGCGGCACGATCGGCGTCGTGCTGACCGGCTGGACGCTGTCGATGGTCGCCGGCGTCTCGCTGTCGGCGGTGCTTGCCGATCTCATCCATTGGCGCGCTGTGTTCGCTGCCGTTGCGCTGCTGGCCGGAACCGCTGTCGCCGGCCTGACCGTCAGCTCGCTGCGCGACGCCAGAAAAAGCGGCCCGGCCCCTTCACCCCTCGGCGCCTTGGCCGTGCCCGGCATCCCGCCGCTGCTGATTGCCTGCGGCGCCTTCATGACCGCCTTTTACGGCGTCTATGGCTATCTCGGCGATCATCTGCATGAACGTCTCGGCGAACCTGTCAGCGCCAATGGTCTAGCGGCAGTCGCCTATGGTCTTGGCTTCGGCGCGGCGGCACTGCTTGATAGCGTCATCGACCGTTTGGGCGCTCGCCGAGTCATGCCCTTTGCCTATCTGCTGGTCGGAGCCGTCTATGTCGCGATGGCTTTGCTCAGCGGCAGCTTCGGCCTGCTCATGGCAACGATAGCGGTCTGGGGTCTTGCCAACCATTTCGGGCTTAACGTTCTGGTCATGCGGCTGACGGCGCTCGATCCGGCACGGCGCGGCACCATCATGGGCCTGAACAGCGCGGTCACCTATCTCGCCGTGACCGTCGGCACTGCCGGCTTCGGCCCTCTCTATACGAGCCTCGGCTTCGCCAACTGCGCGCTCATCGCCGCCCTGCTGATGCCGGTGGCGGCGTCGGCCGCGGCATGGCGCTCAGCGGGTGCCCGGCAATAG